One genomic region from Granulimonas faecalis encodes:
- a CDS encoding transporter substrate-binding domain-containing protein — translation MNDQNTSPVRQSSTNGGLPKRTASGFLTRRGFLAAGALTVAATALAGCGTAPDGAQAEATEGGSGTTLRVGMEAAYAPYNWQATEETEFTIPIENVSGAYADGYDVQIAKRVAEALGAEPVAVKLSFDGLVDALNNGQIDLIIAGMSDTPERRQSIDFSDPYIEDSIGIFVMKGSPYENATSLADFAGATVMGQKATLYDDVIGEEMPDSTHANPVDTMPAVLSQLAQGAVDAVTYPKMNEEGYMRSNENLVPIQFAEGKGFATTNPASVGYAKGYEKADAVNDAVNAISDTERQEIWTAACDRQPA, via the coding sequence ATGAACGACCAGAACACCTCCCCGGTGCGCCAGTCCTCGACGAACGGCGGGCTGCCCAAGCGCACCGCCTCCGGCTTCCTCACCCGCCGCGGCTTCCTTGCCGCCGGCGCCCTCACCGTCGCCGCCACGGCCCTTGCGGGCTGCGGCACCGCCCCCGACGGCGCCCAGGCCGAGGCCACCGAGGGCGGCTCCGGCACCACCCTGCGTGTGGGCATGGAGGCCGCCTACGCCCCCTACAACTGGCAGGCCACCGAGGAGACCGAGTTCACCATCCCCATCGAGAACGTCTCCGGCGCCTACGCCGACGGCTACGACGTTCAGATCGCCAAGCGCGTGGCCGAGGCCCTCGGCGCCGAGCCCGTGGCCGTGAAGCTCTCCTTCGACGGCTTGGTGGACGCCCTCAACAACGGCCAGATCGACCTCATCATCGCCGGCATGAGCGACACGCCGGAGCGTCGTCAGTCCATCGACTTCTCCGACCCCTACATCGAGGACAGCATCGGCATCTTCGTCATGAAGGGCTCTCCCTACGAGAACGCCACCAGCCTGGCCGACTTCGCCGGCGCCACCGTCATGGGCCAGAAGGCCACCCTCTACGACGACGTCATTGGCGAGGAGATGCCCGACTCCACCCACGCCAACCCCGTTGACACCATGCCCGCCGTTCTCTCTCAGCTGGCCCAGGGCGCTGTGGACGCGGTCACCTACCCCAAGATGAACGAGGAGGGCTACATGCGCTCCAACGAGAACCTCGTTCCCATCCAGTTCGCCGAGGGCAAGGGCTTTGCCACCACCAACCCCGCTTCGGTGGGCTACGCCAAGGGCTATGAGAAGGCCGACGCCGTGAACGACGCCGTGAACGCCATCTCCGACACCGAGCGCCAGGAGATCTGGACGGCTGCCTGCGACCGTCAGCCCGCCTAG
- a CDS encoding M20/M25/M40 family metallo-hydrolase, translated as MGAHGAPPAGGDGVLAFLAGDGCPGLDGPAAARRLAGLLSFPTVATGAYGSGDWGAFEEQRAYLRSHYPRVFSAATETLVEGAAGGGPQALLLELPGRDPGLDPVMLMAHQDVVPCMPGTEDHWTHGPFSGTADGTWVWGRGAIDMKVQLAGILEALELVLAEGRPLRRGVVVACGHDEECLQEGARALARTLGSRGVRPVFLVDEGDYLVHDLAGLGGDGHWMGVAVAEKGYADLWLSAASAGGHSSNPVGGTSLGRLCRAVSRILDAVGEPRLTGPVAAMFRELAPRISRGPVADLLQGDPGRVDACATELATLLARDPETYPLVCTTAAPTMMEGGASVPNVMPQDMGAAVNFRLLPGETLEGLVSAVRELVADLGVEVALMGGSNPPSAVSRWDGWGMERLRQAAAPLFTEPDGTPVPLVPTLAVGASDARMYEGVCDQCLRFSAFVVDAGESSRGVHGTDERVLERSFTQGAAFLRRLVEACCLH; from the coding sequence GTGGGTGCCCATGGAGCGCCGCCCGCGGGTGGCGACGGCGTCCTCGCGTTCCTCGCCGGCGACGGCTGCCCCGGGCTCGACGGCCCGGCGGCCGCCCGGCGCCTGGCCGGCCTCCTGTCGTTTCCCACCGTGGCCACGGGGGCGTACGGGTCGGGTGACTGGGGCGCCTTCGAGGAGCAGCGCGCCTACCTGAGGTCCCACTACCCCCGCGTCTTCTCCGCGGCCACCGAGACCCTCGTGGAGGGCGCGGCCGGCGGCGGTCCCCAGGCGCTGCTGCTGGAGCTGCCCGGCCGCGACCCGGGCCTCGACCCCGTGATGCTCATGGCCCACCAGGACGTGGTGCCCTGTATGCCGGGGACGGAGGACCACTGGACCCACGGCCCCTTCTCGGGGACCGCCGACGGCACATGGGTCTGGGGTCGCGGCGCCATCGACATGAAGGTGCAGCTCGCCGGCATCCTCGAGGCCCTGGAACTCGTGCTCGCCGAAGGCCGCCCCCTCCGCCGCGGCGTGGTGGTGGCGTGCGGCCACGACGAGGAGTGCCTCCAGGAGGGTGCCCGCGCCCTCGCGCGCACCCTCGGATCCCGCGGCGTGCGTCCGGTGTTCCTCGTCGACGAGGGCGACTACCTGGTGCACGACCTCGCCGGCCTCGGCGGCGACGGGCATTGGATGGGGGTCGCCGTGGCCGAGAAGGGCTACGCCGACCTGTGGCTCTCCGCGGCGTCGGCGGGAGGCCACTCCTCCAACCCCGTGGGCGGCACCTCCCTCGGCAGGCTCTGCCGGGCGGTGTCCCGCATTCTGGACGCCGTGGGGGAGCCCCGGCTCACCGGGCCCGTGGCGGCCATGTTCCGAGAGCTCGCGCCCCGCATCTCCCGCGGGCCGGTGGCGGACCTCCTCCAAGGGGACCCGGGCCGCGTGGACGCCTGCGCCACCGAGCTCGCCACCCTGCTGGCCCGGGACCCCGAGACCTACCCCCTCGTGTGCACCACGGCCGCGCCCACGATGATGGAGGGCGGCGCCTCCGTGCCCAACGTGATGCCGCAGGACATGGGGGCGGCCGTGAACTTCCGCCTGCTGCCGGGTGAGACCCTGGAGGGCCTCGTGTCCGCGGTTCGGGAACTCGTGGCCGACCTCGGCGTGGAGGTGGCCCTCATGGGCGGCTCCAATCCGCCCTCCGCGGTCTCGCGTTGGGACGGCTGGGGCATGGAGCGTCTGCGCCAGGCCGCCGCACCCCTCTTCACGGAGCCCGACGGCACCCCCGTGCCGCTCGTGCCGACCCTGGCCGTCGGCGCCAGCGACGCCCGCATGTACGAGGGCGTCTGCGACCAGTGCCTGCGGTTCTCGGCATTCGTGGTGGACGCGGGGGAGAGCTCCCGCGGCGTCCACGGCACGGACGAGCGTGTCCTGGAGCGGTCCTTCACCCAAGGGGCGGCGTTCCTGCGCCGCCTCGTGGAGGCCTGCTGCCTCCACTGA